caaaccatgaaaaaaaatccaagcctCGAGAAAATCGGTCCAAACCTCACGAAAATccgttgagttttgaccgagttatgggggtgtaaatttcgacctatgtctataaaggatatttgagggtacaattatttacatgaatttcgaccaaaaaaaacgtatccagattttgatgcacaattaatctagaggccaaacaatgaaaaaaaatccaagcctcgtgaaaatcggttgagttttggccgagttatgggggtggaacatttcgacctatgtctataaaggatatttgagggtacaattatttacatgaatttcgaccaaaaataccGTAtctagattttgatgcacaattaatctagaggccaaaccatgaaaaaaaatccaagcctcgagaaaatcggttgagttttggccgagttatgggggtggaacatttcgacctatgtctataaaggatatttgagggtacaattttgtacatgaatttcgaccaaaaataacgtatccagattttgatgcacaattaatctagagaccaaaccatgaaaaaaaatccaagcctcgagaaaatcggttgagttttggccgagttatgggggggAACCTTCGACCtgtgtctatatgggatatttgagggtacaattttgtacatgaatttcgaccaaaaataacgtatccagattttgatgcacaattaatctgGAGGCcgaaccatgaaaaaaaatccaagcctcgagaaaatcggttgagttttgacagagttatgggggtgggaactttcgacctatgtctatatatgatattttagGGTACAaatttgtacatgaattttaaccaaaaataacgtatccagatttagatgcacaattaatctagaggccaaaccatgaaaaaaaatccaaacctcgagaaaatcggttgagttttgggcgagttatgggggtggaacatttcgacctatgtctataaaggatatttgagggtacaattttgtacatgaatttcgaccaaaaataacgtatccagatttagatgcacaattaatctagaggccaaaccatgaaaaaaaatccaaacctcacGAAAATccgttgagttttgaccgagttatgggggtgtaaatttcgacctatgtctataaaggatatttgagggtacaattatttacatgaatttcgaccaaaaaaaacgtatccagattttgatgcacaattaatctagaggccaaacaatgaaaaaaaatccaagcctcgtgaaaatcggttgagttttggccgagttatgggggtggaacatttcgacctatgtctataaaggatatttgagggtacaattttgtacatgaatttcgaccaaaaataacgtatccagattttgatgcacaattaatcaagaggtcaaaccatgaaaaaaaatccaagcctcgtgaaaatccgttgagttttggccgagttatgggggtggaacattcgacctgtgtctatataggatatttgagggtataattatttacatgaatttcgaccaaaaataacgtatccagattttgatgcacaattaatctggaggccaaaccatgaaaaaaaatccaagcctcgagaaaatcggttgagttttgacagagttatgggggtgggaactttcgacctatgtctataaaggatatttgagggtacaattttgtacatgaatttcgaccaaaaataacgtatccagatttagatgcacaattaatctagaggccaaaccatgaaaaaaaatccaaacctcacGAAAATccgttgagttttgaccgagttatgggggtgtaaatttcgacctatgtctataaaggatatttgagggtacaattatttacatgaatttcgaccaaaaaaaacgtatccagattttgatgcacaattaatctagaggccaaacaatgaaaaaaaatccaagcctcgtgaaaatcggttgagttttggccgagttatgggggtggaacatttcgacctttgtctataaaggatatttgagggtacaattttgtacatgaatttcgaccaaaaataacgtatccagattttgatgcacaattaatctagaggtcaaaccatgaaaaaaaatccaagcctcgtgaaaatccgttgagttttggccgagttatgggggtggaacattcgacctgtgtctatataggatatttaagggtataattatttacatgaatttcgaccaaaaataacgtatccagattttgatgcacaattaatctagaggccaaaccatgaaaaaaaatccatgcctcgtgaaaatcggttgagttttggccgagttatgggggtggaacatttcgacctatgtctttaaaggatatttgagggtacaattttgtacatgaatttcgaccaaaaataacgtatccagattttgatgcacaattaatcaagaggtcaaaccatgaaaaaaaatccaagcctcgtgaaaatccgttgagttttggccgagttatgggggtggaacattcgacctgtgtctatataggatatttgagggtataattatttacatgaatttcgaccaaaaataacgtatccagattttgatgcacaattaatctagaagccaaaccatgaaaaaaaatccatgcctcgtgaaaatcggttgagttttggccgagttatggaagtgggaaccTTCGACCtgtgtctatatgggatatttgagggtataattttttgcatgaatttcgaccaagaataacgtatccagattttgatgcacaattaatctagaggccaaaccatgaaaaaaaatccaagcctcgagaaaatcggttgagttttggccgagttatgggggtggaacatttcgacctatgtctataaaggatatttgagggtacaattttgtacatgaatttcgaccaaaaataacgtatccagattttgatgcacaattaatctagaggccaaaccatgaaaaaaatccaagcctcgagaaaatcggttgagttttggccgagttatgggggtggaacatttcgacctatgtctataaaggtatttgagggtacaattttgtacatgaatttcgaccaaaaataacgtatccagattttgatgcacaattaatctagaggtcaaaccatgaaaaaaaatccaagcctcgtgaaaatccgttgagttttggccgagttatgggggtggaacattcgacctgtgtctatataggatatttgagggtataattatttacatgaatttcgaccaaaaataacgtatccagattttgatgcacaattaatctagaggccaaaccatgaaaaaaaatccaagcctcgggaaaatcggttgagttttggccgagttatgggggtgggaatcttcgacctatgtctatataggatatttgagggtataattatttacatgaatttcgaccaaagataacgtatccagattttgatgcacaattaatctagaggtcaaaccatgaaaaaaaatccaagcctcgtgaaaatccgttgagttttggccgagttatgggggtggaacattcgacctgtgtctatataggatatttgagggtataattatttacatgaatttcgaccaaaaataacgtatccagattttgatgcacaattaatctagaggccaatccatgaaaaaaaatccatgcctcgtgaaaatcggttgagttttggccgagttatgggagtgggaaccTTCGACCtgtgtctatatgggatatttgagggtataattttttgcatgaatttcgaccaagaataacgtatccagattttgatgcacaattaatctagaggccaaaccatgaaaaaaaatccaagcctcgagaaaatcggttgagttttggccgagttatgggggtggaacatttcgacctatgtctataaaggatatttgagggtactattttgtacatgaatttcgaccaaaaataacgtatccagattttgatgcacaattaatctagaggccaaaccatgaaaaaaaatccaagcctcgagaaaatcggttgagttttggccgagttatgggggtggaacatttcgacctatgtctataaaggtatttgagggtacaattttgtacatgaatttcgaccaaaaataacgtatccagattttgatgcacaattaatcagaggtcaaaccatgaaaaaaaatccaagcctcgtgaaaatccgttgagttttggccgagttatgggggtggaacattcgacctgtgtctatataggatatttgagggtataattatttacatgaatttcgaccaaaaataacgtatccagattttgatgcacaattaatctagaggccaaaccatgaaaaaaaaatccaagcctcggaaaaatcggttgagttttggccgagttatgggggtgggaatcttcgacctatgtctataaaggatatttgagggtacaattatttacatgaatttcgaccaaaaaaaacgtatccagattttgatgcacaattaatctagaggtcaaaccatgaaaaaaaatccaagcctcgagaaaatcggttgagttttggccgagttatgggggtggaacatttcgacctatgtctataaaggatatttgagggtacaattttgtacatgaatttcgaccaaaaataacgtatccagattttgatgcacaattaatctagaggccaaaccatggaaaaaaatccaaacctcgcgaaaatcggttgagttttggccgagttatcggggtgggaaatttcgacctatgtctataaaggatatATGAGGGTACaattatttacatgaatttcgaccaaaaataccGTAtctagattttgatgcacaattaatctagaggccagaccatgaaaaaaaatccaagcctcgtgaaaatcggttgagttttggccgagctatgggggtgggaatcttcgacctatgtctatataggatatttgagggtataattatttacatgaatttcgaccaaaaataacgtatccagattttgatgcacaattaatctagaggccaaaccatggaaaaaaatccaaacctcgcgaaaatcggttgagttttggccgagttatgggggtgggaaccttcgacctatgtctataaaggatatttgagggtacaattatttatatgaatttcgaccaaaaataacgtatctagattttgatgcacaattaaacttgaggccaaaccatgaaaaaaaatccaaacctcgtgaaaatcggttgagttttggccgagttatacGGGTGGGAAccttcgacctatgtctatataggatatttgagggtactaaTTTTACATGAATATTGACCATATATCTTAGCCGAAAACCATTAACCTAATCGAAATTTTGTccgttaatatatatataattaatataagaATAGAAAATAGTAGCAAATAGATCAAGTTGTTAATTTAAGAGCAGTCAACTGAAAAAAACGGCGTGGGTTTCAACCCTAAGTTAAATAAGTAGGCGTTGATATGCTTGATTGGAAGGACTTTATAGCAACTTCCATAAAACAATGTTTATGATGGTTTTGTTGTTATAAGCTGTATAGGATATAGTTACAAACTAAACCTAACTTAAGCACCGACTATTCGAGCCCGGATTTTTGTTGATAAGTTGGCGACACGATCCACTTCAACTTCCCATTCGCCGGGTATTCTAGTGTTTTATGTTTCTCTCATTTATATCCGAGTCATCACTAAATTGAAAATCGTTTTTGAGTTTTGCAAAagcgttttttaattttcctgTTCAAACGTACTTAAATCTTAAGAGAAGCTCTTGATGACATAGCGTATCCAGCCTCTGAATCGCCTGACATTTACATAGACGCCCGGATAGTTTTTGTTGGCACAGCCAATCCCAAAGGAGACGACGCCGTAGAGCGTGCGTCCAAATGCCAGCGGTCCGCCCGAGTCGCCGGAGCAGCTGTCGTGGCCCAAGCGCTGGGCGCACAGCATTTGGTTGTAGATGCGCACGCCGCCTTTTTTGTACATGCCGCGACACCGACCGGCTGACACCCTGCACACGACGGTGGCGCGCAGATGCCGCTGCACATTCTGTGCTGACGCCTTGCGCAAGCCCCAGCCGCTGACCATATAGCAGCGCGGTGGAGGCGACTGCTTTtctcggctgctgctgggcagGCGCGCCGGCTGCACGCAGCGCCCATAGCGCAGGGGCGTGGCTAGGCGCAGCAGCGCCACATCGTTCTGCATGGTCTTCTTGTTGTAGCCGCGATGGGGCACAGCAAACAGCACCCGATGCAGCTGGCCGCCGCTTGGCTGCACAGCGGAGCCCACACGCACCCGATAGTTGCCCCTGTAGCCGACGACACAGTGGGCGGCCGTGAGCACCCAATAGCGGGACAAGATGCTGCCGCCGCAGACAAACTGACCCTCGTAGCGCAGCGCCACCTGGTAGGGTGCACGCTCGCAGGGTATGCGTATGCCGTTGACAATGCGCGTCGGTGGCTCCTCCTGATGCTCAATGGCATTGATGTGCGGATTGCTGGAGATGTTGCCCGTGCTGGCTGGTGTTGCCCGGCCGTATGACATGTCCAGAAAATGTGTGCCCCAGTCGGTGTCATGCTGAGCTGTGCCGCCAAGCAGCCGCAAGAGCAGCAGTAGTCCACTTCCAAGCATGGTCAATCCTCGTCGCGCGACTTTCGCTGAGCAACTGGCAGAACAGTCCGCAGAATTTCAACTTTCGACCTGTGAACGCGCGCAGCTTAAGCTAATTATAATTTGTGACTGTTCCACATTTGAAGCATTGCATATATTAAGATTTGCTTCGATCCCTTTACCTTGTGCTCCCACTGAGCATTTGTCGGTGGGGCGACAAATTTGTGGCTTAACTTCTGCGTCTATCTGCGGATGATGTAATTGGCCGCGAAAGTGAAATGTGCCAAGCCAGAAAtctaatgaattttttttcgtttttggttttgtgttttctttctACCGCTTTTTGCGCAAATTCCTCAATAATTTCGGCTCCACTGGCAATTGGTCGCTGCCAGCGCATAAATCTTGCGtgttttggcttttttctgCCGCTGGAGAAGCTGGACTTGGTCATTGGCTactgtttcttttttatttttattttgccatttttggtAGGGCGCCGCTTCCGCATGGCACATGCCAGCGAGACACAACAATAAAACGATTAATTTCATGTAAATTTTTGCGCAATTTAATTATGTGCGAAATCTCAGCTAGACAATGCATGTGGGTAGATTAAGGGAGTTGGGGGGTATAGGAGCTGTTGTAGGCGGCTAGGAATAATTAGGCAGTCGCTGTGCAGAAAGTGAAAGGAGCAACACAGCCTGGATGCAATCatgatgataataatgatgatgaggaTTATGTAAATATAGCGTAATTCATTAGCTGGATGCGTGTGTAAATACTTTTTACTATCAAACGGGTCGCCATCCTTTACAATCGatgtaattattaaaatagcagcaactAATCCACAGAACAGCATCACATCTTTGGCTATAGAGAAATACACATAGCAGAGCTTAAGGGGAACTTTAAGCAtgttaattgtaattaaaatagaCATTACTAGCAAAAGTCCAATAAACAGCTTTAAGTGTTTTGCAATGAAATAATTGCTTACAATTGATAGAGCTTTAAGATTTAAGTGAgctttaatattaattgaaaGCGGTGGGAAGCTCTTGCTGACATATTTATACAGATAGCATAGCTGTTTTTAAGCACAACTATTgggcacacacaaacataagtTTGTTGAGCTTTAAACTAAATCAGTAAAATCTTAAAGCTTTCACGTGTTTCTGgtaatatgcatgcatatttaaCAACACTAGGCATATGGTTCTAATCTTGTATGGAACCAGAAATTAGTTGACATTTCTCATTAATTTAGGTTTAAAATTGACAAACTGAAAGATTCGTTGAGTTTAAGCTGATATTTAGCTAAACTAGTTTTAAGCTTGCACACTTAAAGCTCGCCAGAGCTTTTGCTACTGTTCAGCTAATGCTTATGCATATTAAACATTAATTAAGCATAAAATGAATAACATTTGGTTAGCATAACATTTTAAGGTTAAATAGGGCAGATGCCTGCTCGCGTTGCgattataaatatgaaatggcAAGCAAAACTATTTGGTGCCGTCAGCAGTCTGCAGCTGAAAACCATgagaaattgcaatttgtatgctttaattaaaaaatctgtCAAATGCCAGTTTGTGGGCTCATTAATgagtttctatggcagctggGAGGCGACGGCGGCTGCACTTAACCACTCAGCccgaagcaacaacaaaatcatgCTTGACATAGCGTGAACTCCGCATATACGATAGACTAGCTAAgcgaatataaatatatatatatatgtgtgtgctttatgcatgtatgtgtttgtttaagatatttgGCTTGATATGTTCAGCTCACGCTGATGCGACTGCTAGGCATCTTGCCTGCACCTttgacaaaacaaaagactcaGGCAACGAActcgattattattattttgtatatatattgttttacCCTTGTCGAGAGTATTCGAATTTTGCCAGGTTATTTGTAAGGCACAAAGGAAAACACGTTCGACCctataaagcatatatatattcctgatcagcttCAATGTCCGTCATGGCTTGCCCATCTGTGCAAACTTCTCTTTTCTTTGTAAGGCTGTCTGCCTATAACTTTGCAGAGATACGCTTTTCTGTTGTTGTCCTACAACTTATATCAATGTTTCCCTATTTTCCAACATATCTTAGCCAAAAGTTGGCAATTTCTAGCTACACAGTTGTTGCTAAATATCTGTACTTTAGGGTATCTACAGTTCGGCTAGCCGTtcttagttttgtttttatttttttttattaattttgcttGCCTGTCAACTGTTGCATAATACACgctttgtgtgtttgtttgcggCTGACATGAGCCGCTTCTAAGCGcgccaaattgatttttaattatggcTTGTCAAAAGATGAAATATAAACGAGTTGCTGTTCTCATTTCTGGGAAATCAATCCTTGAGCGTATTCGCAAACTGTGCGCTGTTTGGTTGAGtagacaataaaaacaaaagacttaaatCGTTTTCTCATCCCAAATCTGAATAGAAATATTCTAAAGCGGCTTTAGGTAGATCTGACAGGCCTTAAATCGCGTGTCTTCTAATGATATccggaatatatatacatttttatgatgAGAAATTTcttgtatatataaagtagTAAGATGAAATAGGGGAtaaataaagatatatatgaagtacttgtatattttgtggctttatatatatatatattatataaccgGAAAGAATGTTCTTTCTATTTaggttctttttatttatctcGATTGGGGGTTCATTAAGCTACGTGTAGCTTTCCcaaacacaattaaataacTTCTCTTTTTAATTCTGAAAATGAAAAGTAATTTCttacattaaaatatttgtctcTATACAAGAATTTGTTGAACAAGTGAttcattaattataaaaatatcacCGACAACTGCGGAAAATTGGCgggaaaaaatacaaaactgtGTAATAGTCGAAGtattgataaaaagacaaagataaataaactaaattgaTGATGAATATCCTTAAATTTAGTAAGCATTTGTGTAAACCAAAGAAATTGCTTAAGTTGGAATATAGTCCAAAGAGTCTTTAATTCGGTAGATGatcataataattaaatgtatgaCGAGGCTGACCGTCATTCGAGTCTGATCTAAAAAATTTCTCATCGTTCTTCATATTTAATGAGCACTAAGACAGTCAGAGCCTTATCTAACAAATTTCCCATAGTTCTTCATATTTAATGGATACGAAGATCGTGGAGAGACAGCTGCTCGGTCACAATTAAGCTGTTCAATTGAAATATGGCAACtttcattttcaaaaacattttgtgccgCCGCCAGCGATAATtgaaacatatattttgtagTAGCATAAAAATCATGCCAGAGCCACACTCGAGCACGACACGGAGACTAAAGCCGGGCGCGACATTTAGTCAGAAATTTCACCCATTTTGCACGTTCCACGGCGGCAAAGCAAACAGCAGCCCAAAGAGCCAAAGCCaacgccaaagccaaagccgtAACCAAAACGAGAGACCTCGTCGCGGCAATGTTAGTTaatcatttaatttcattgcGCGCACGCCGGCTTTTTATCAAGTCCGATTCGGAGATTCGGCAGCTGCGGGAGCAGCCAGCTCAACACCCGTTCCAGCCATATCAATAATTATCAGCAAAGCCATCAGACGAACCGATAGCATAGCCAGCCAGTCAGTGTGGCAGCCAGGCAGCGAGGCAGGCAGCACACCTTGTTGCAAGTAGCCAATCGCCCGCCCGCTGTCTAACTCTGTTTTTcttcagtgtgtgtgtgtgtgcgtgtgtgtgtgcgttgtgtgCCAAGCCGTCATTTTGGAAAATTGTGACATTTAGACACAACAAATCATAGCAGGCGGGCATCATTAGGCACTtggctgtagttgttgttgttgccgctctgtttggtatttaaataccctgtataatttgaaaaaatggGGTATCAGGTTTTTGTACAAATTTATGTTAGCGACTGTGGAAAGCTTTTTTAAACCCATTATAAATATAGTCTgcaacagaagaagaagaactgAGTTGATCTAGTCTAGACAGTTTGTCTGTTTGTTAGTCTCTTTCAATCTGGGATACTATAGAAATATAACGAATATTTAATTCTGTTTTGATAAGTATTTCGCCCTCCCCAAAATTAAAACTTAGTAGCGACTGAATAAAGTTAATGGGGGGCCAAGGAAAGAAGAGGCTCAGCTAACGCATAAAGAAGTCAACTTTTAACGAAGCTTCGACGTTGGGCTGAGGGTATCTGTTAGTCCTGTATggccgactagagcactcttacttgttttgtaTGTCAATGGGTGTATATAGAAATCGAAAGTTTCACACTTGTCAATTAAGTGTaccaaagttgttgttgttgttgttgtcgttgagGCCTCATCAGGCGAGTGCAGTTGAAAAGCGGCTgtcaatgaaaatgaaattttattgagatttttttttttatttcgaaattaattagaaaagtgcctgcgtgtgcgtgtgtgtgtgtattttggtAGCTTAATTGCTTTGACGTGTGTGACTGCGTGTGTAACTGAATGGGATGTGcccatgtgtttgtgtgtgtgtgcgtttgtgtttgTGGTTATATAAGtcgtaaaatatttaagccatAATAATCTGGTATTGAAAAACGACTATCACTTTTACTATCACTCGTCGCCTGCACCCCACGAACAAGCGCGCCCATAAACCTAACAAGCGAATATCATTCGAGTCCGCAC
The sequence above is a segment of the Drosophila virilis strain 15010-1051.87 chromosome 3, Dvir_AGI_RSII-ME, whole genome shotgun sequence genome. Coding sequences within it:
- the LOC6623001 gene encoding trypsin beta yields the protein MSYGRATPASTGNISSNPHINAIEHQEEPPTRIVNGIRIPCERAPYQVALRYEGQFVCGGSILSRYWVLTAAHCVVGYRGNYRVRVGSAVQPSGGQLHRVLFAVPHRGYNKKTMQNDVALLRLATPLRYGRCVQPARLPSSSREKQSPPPRCYMVSGWGLRKASAQNVQRHLRATVVCRVSAGRCRGMYKKGGVRIYNQMLCAQRLGHDSCSGDSGGPLAFGRTLYGVVSFGIGCANKNYPGVYVNVRRFRGWIRYVIKSFS